From the Serratia nematodiphila DZ0503SBS1 genome, one window contains:
- the cvpA gene encoding colicin V production protein — protein sequence MVWIDYVIIAVIGFSALVSLIRGFVREALSLVTWGCAFFVASHFYSYLAVYFTRFEDELVRNGIAIAILFIATLIVGAIVNYVISSLVEKTGLSGTDRVLGICFGALRGVLIVAAILFFLDTFTGFSQSADWKQSQLIPQFSYVIRWFFDYLQSTSSFLPTQLPGR from the coding sequence ATGGTCTGGATTGATTACGTCATTATAGCGGTGATTGGATTTTCGGCTCTGGTGAGCCTGATCCGAGGGTTTGTTCGCGAAGCATTGTCACTTGTGACATGGGGATGTGCGTTTTTTGTTGCCAGCCATTTCTACTCTTACCTTGCGGTCTATTTCACTCGTTTTGAAGATGAACTGGTGCGAAACGGCATCGCGATCGCGATTTTGTTCATCGCGACCTTGATCGTAGGGGCTATTGTTAACTATGTGATTAGCTCACTGGTAGAGAAAACCGGGTTGTCGGGCACCGACCGGGTGTTGGGCATCTGCTTCGGCGCGCTGCGCGGAGTATTGATCGTCGCGGCGATCCTGTTCTTCCTGGATACCTTTACCGGCTTTTCACAGAGTGCCGACTGGAAACAGTCGCAGCTCATTCCCCAGTTCAGTTACGTCATCAGGTGGTTCTTTGACTACCTGCAGAGCACGTCGAGTTTCTTGCCGACCCAATTGCCGGGGCGGTAG
- the purF gene encoding amidophosphoribosyltransferase, with product MCGIVGIAGFMPVNQSIYDALTVLQHRGQDAAGIVTIDAHNGFRLRKANGLVKDVFEARHMQRLQGNMGIGHVRYPTAGSSSASEAQPFYVNSPFGITLAHNGNLTNAHELRQKLFESGRRHVNTTSDSEILLNVLASELDRFPHYPLEADNIFTAVAAMHQQLRGAYACVAMIIGHGLLAFRDPYGIRPLVIGKRTLEDGRSEYMVASESVALDTLGFEFLRDVAPGEAVYITTKGQLFTRQCAENPKTNPCLFEYVYFARPDSFMDKISVYSARVRMGQKLGEKIAREWEDLDIDVVIPIPETSCDIALEIARILDKPYRQGFVKNRYVGRTFIMPGQQARRQSVRRKLNANRAEFRDKNVLLVDDSIVRGTTSEQIVEMAREAGAKRVYLASAAPEVRFPNVYGIDMPSANELIAHGREVDEIRQIIGADGLIFQDLDDLIEAVREENPDITQFECSVFNGIYVTKDVDQSYLEYLESLRNDDAKALRGQTEAENLELHNEG from the coding sequence ATGTGCGGTATTGTCGGTATCGCCGGTTTCATGCCGGTAAACCAGTCGATTTATGATGCGCTGACGGTGCTTCAGCACCGTGGCCAGGATGCCGCAGGCATCGTCACCATTGACGCCCACAACGGGTTCCGTTTGCGCAAAGCCAACGGCCTGGTGAAGGATGTATTTGAGGCGCGCCATATGCAACGCTTGCAGGGCAACATGGGCATTGGCCATGTGCGTTACCCGACGGCCGGCAGCTCGAGCGCCTCTGAGGCCCAGCCTTTCTACGTCAACTCGCCGTTCGGCATTACGCTGGCCCACAATGGCAACCTGACCAACGCCCATGAGCTGCGCCAAAAGCTGTTCGAAAGCGGCCGCCGCCATGTCAACACCACCTCCGACTCGGAAATCCTGCTGAACGTGCTGGCCAGCGAGCTGGATCGCTTCCCGCATTATCCGCTGGAGGCCGACAACATCTTTACCGCGGTCGCCGCCATGCATCAGCAACTGCGCGGCGCTTACGCCTGCGTGGCGATGATTATCGGCCACGGCCTGCTGGCGTTCCGCGACCCGTACGGCATTCGTCCGCTGGTGATCGGCAAGCGCACGCTGGAAGATGGCCGCAGCGAGTATATGGTGGCTTCCGAGAGCGTGGCGCTGGATACCCTGGGCTTTGAATTCCTGCGCGACGTGGCGCCGGGCGAAGCGGTGTACATCACCACCAAGGGCCAGTTGTTCACCCGCCAGTGCGCAGAGAATCCGAAAACCAATCCGTGCCTGTTCGAATACGTCTATTTCGCGCGCCCGGACTCCTTTATGGACAAGATCTCGGTCTACAGCGCCCGCGTGCGCATGGGCCAGAAGCTGGGTGAGAAGATTGCCCGCGAATGGGAAGATCTGGACATCGACGTGGTGATCCCGATTCCGGAAACCTCCTGCGACATCGCGCTGGAGATCGCGCGCATTCTCGACAAACCCTACCGCCAGGGCTTTGTGAAGAACCGCTACGTCGGCCGCACCTTTATCATGCCGGGCCAGCAGGCGCGTCGTCAGTCGGTGCGCCGCAAGCTGAACGCCAACCGCGCCGAGTTCCGCGACAAGAACGTGCTGCTGGTGGATGATTCCATCGTGCGCGGCACGACTTCAGAGCAGATCGTCGAGATGGCGCGCGAAGCGGGCGCCAAGCGCGTGTACCTGGCTTCCGCCGCGCCGGAAGTGCGTTTCCCTAACGTCTACGGTATCGACATGCCGAGCGCCAACGAACTGATCGCCCACGGGCGCGAAGTGGATGAAATCCGCCAAATCATCGGCGCCGATGGGCTGATCTTCCAGGACCTCGACGATCTGATCGAAGCGGTGCGTGAAGAAAACCCGGACATCACCCAGTTCGAATGCTCGGTATTCAACGGCATCTACGTGACCAAAGACGTCGATCAAAGCTATCTGGAATACCTGGAGTCGCTGCGCAACGACGACGCCAAGGCGCTGCGGGGACAAACCGAAGCGGAAAATCTGGAACTGCATAACGAAGGCTAA
- a CDS encoding UbiX family flavin prenyltransferase, whose translation MKRLIIGISGASGAIYGVRLLQVLRDVAEVETHLVMSNAARQTLALETPYSLREVQALADVVHDARDIAAAISSGSFKTLGMAILPCSVKTLSGIVNSYSDGLLTRAADVVLKERRRLVLCVRETPLHLGHLRLMTQAAEMGAVIMPPVPAFYHQPKSVEDIIDQTVNRVIDQFDIELPADLFTRWQGAD comes from the coding sequence ATGAAACGACTCATCATCGGCATTTCCGGCGCCAGCGGCGCGATCTACGGCGTGCGCCTGTTGCAGGTCTTGCGCGACGTCGCAGAGGTGGAAACCCATTTGGTGATGAGCAACGCTGCAAGGCAGACGCTGGCGCTGGAAACGCCGTACAGTCTGCGTGAAGTGCAGGCGCTGGCCGATGTGGTTCACGATGCGCGCGATATCGCCGCCGCCATCTCTTCCGGTTCCTTCAAAACCCTGGGCATGGCGATTTTGCCTTGTTCAGTCAAAACGCTGTCCGGCATCGTCAACAGCTACAGCGACGGGCTGCTGACCCGCGCCGCCGACGTGGTGCTCAAAGAGCGCCGCCGCCTGGTATTGTGCGTGCGGGAAACGCCGCTGCATCTTGGGCACCTGCGGCTGATGACGCAGGCAGCGGAGATGGGCGCGGTGATCATGCCGCCGGTGCCGGCGTTTTACCACCAGCCGAAAAGCGTGGAAGACATCATCGATCAGACCGTCAATCGGGTGATCGATCAGTTTGATATCGAACTGCCGGCCGATCTGTTCACCCGCTGGCAGGGTGCTGATTAA
- the hisJ gene encoding histidine ABC transporter substrate-binding protein HisJ yields MKKRVLILPLVLALSAASSAFAAIPSTLKIGTDPTYAPFESKNAKGELVGFDIDLAKELCKRINTQCTFVESDFDALIPSLKAKKIDAIISSLSITEKRQQEIAFTDKLYAANARLIAPKGSKLLPTVDALKGKSVGVLQGTTQEAYANAMWQPKGITVVPYQNQDLVYADLASGRIDAAFQDEVAGSDGFLKQPPGKDYAFAGESVKDDKFFGVGTGMGLRKTDTELKAALDKAFAEMRKDGTYDKYAKKYFDFDVYGG; encoded by the coding sequence ATGAAAAAGCGGGTTTTGATTTTGCCGTTAGTTCTGGCTTTGAGCGCCGCCAGCAGCGCCTTTGCCGCCATTCCTTCCACGCTGAAGATTGGCACCGATCCGACTTACGCACCGTTTGAATCCAAAAACGCCAAAGGCGAATTGGTTGGCTTTGACATCGATTTGGCCAAAGAGCTGTGCAAACGCATCAATACCCAATGCACCTTCGTGGAGAGCGACTTCGACGCGCTGATCCCATCCCTCAAGGCGAAGAAAATCGACGCCATCATCTCTTCGCTGTCCATCACCGAAAAACGCCAGCAGGAAATCGCCTTTACCGACAAGCTGTATGCCGCCAACGCGCGTCTGATCGCGCCGAAAGGATCCAAGCTGCTGCCTACCGTGGACGCCCTGAAAGGCAAGAGCGTGGGCGTGTTGCAGGGCACTACCCAGGAAGCCTACGCCAACGCCATGTGGCAGCCGAAGGGCATCACCGTCGTGCCTTACCAGAACCAGGATCTGGTTTACGCCGATTTGGCTTCCGGCCGTATCGACGCCGCCTTCCAGGATGAAGTGGCGGGCAGCGACGGCTTCCTGAAACAGCCGCCGGGCAAAGACTATGCGTTCGCCGGCGAATCGGTGAAGGATGACAAGTTCTTCGGCGTCGGCACCGGCATGGGGCTGCGCAAGACCGATACCGAGCTGAAAGCGGCGCTGGACAAAGCCTTCGCCGAGATGCGCAAAGACGGCACCTACGACAAATACGCGAAAAAGTACTTCGACTTTGACGTCTACGGCGGGTAA
- a CDS encoding histidine ABC transporter permease HisQ, with product MLQGYSQLIFEGALVTLELALSSVLLAVVIGLIGAGGKLSHNPFISGLFGAYTTLIRGVPDLVLMLLIFYGLQIALNNITTLLGFAQIDIDPLGAGIITLGFIYGAYFTETFRGAYLAVPKGQIEAATAYGFSGAQIFRRILFPAMMRFALPGIGNNWQVILKATALVSILGLNDVVKATQLAGKGTYQPFFFAIVAGVVYLVFTTVSNGVLLWLERRYSLGVKRAEL from the coding sequence ATGCTGCAAGGCTATTCCCAACTGATTTTCGAGGGGGCTCTGGTGACGCTGGAGCTGGCCCTCAGTTCCGTGCTGCTGGCGGTGGTGATCGGCCTGATCGGCGCCGGTGGCAAACTGTCTCATAACCCCTTTATCTCCGGCCTGTTCGGCGCCTATACCACGCTGATCCGCGGCGTGCCCGATCTGGTGCTGATGCTGCTGATCTTTTACGGTCTGCAAATCGCGCTGAACAATATCACTACGCTGCTGGGCTTCGCGCAGATCGATATCGATCCGCTCGGCGCTGGCATCATTACCCTCGGCTTTATCTACGGCGCTTATTTTACCGAGACCTTCCGCGGCGCTTATCTGGCGGTGCCGAAAGGGCAGATCGAAGCGGCGACGGCCTATGGCTTCAGCGGCGCGCAGATCTTCCGGCGCATTCTGTTCCCGGCGATGATGCGTTTCGCCCTGCCGGGCATCGGCAACAACTGGCAGGTGATCCTGAAGGCGACGGCGCTGGTGTCGATCCTTGGCCTGAACGACGTGGTGAAAGCCACGCAGTTGGCGGGGAAAGGCACCTATCAGCCGTTCTTCTTCGCCATCGTGGCCGGCGTGGTGTACCTGGTTTTCACTACCGTTTCCAACGGCGTGCTGCTGTGGCTTGAACGGCGTTACTCACTGGGCGTCAAGAGGGCCGAGCTATGA
- a CDS encoding ABC transporter permease, whose translation MIEILQQYWQSLLWSDGYRFTGVAITLWLLIASVVMGGLLAIPMAVARVSSLRWVRFPVWLYTYVFRGTPLYVQLLVFYSGMYSLEIVRGSEFLNAFFRSGLNCTILALTLNTCAYTTEIFAGAIRSVPHGEIEAANAYGFSRFKMYRCIILPSALRTALPAYSNEVILMLHSTALAFTATVPDLLKIARDINAATYQPFYAFGIAAVLYLIISYVLISLFRKAEKRWMAHVSH comes from the coding sequence ATGATTGAGATCCTGCAACAGTACTGGCAGTCGCTGCTGTGGAGCGACGGCTACCGCTTTACCGGCGTGGCGATCACGCTGTGGCTGCTGATCGCTTCAGTGGTGATGGGCGGGCTGCTGGCGATCCCGATGGCGGTGGCGCGCGTGTCTTCCCTTCGCTGGGTGCGTTTCCCGGTGTGGCTCTACACCTATGTGTTTCGCGGTACGCCGCTGTACGTGCAGCTGCTGGTGTTCTACTCCGGCATGTACAGCCTTGAGATCGTGCGCGGCAGCGAGTTTCTCAATGCGTTTTTCCGCAGCGGGCTCAACTGCACCATCCTGGCGCTGACGCTCAACACCTGCGCTTATACCACCGAGATCTTCGCCGGGGCGATCCGCTCGGTGCCGCACGGTGAAATCGAGGCCGCCAACGCCTACGGTTTCTCGCGCTTCAAGATGTATCGCTGCATTATTTTGCCTTCGGCGCTGCGCACCGCGCTGCCGGCTTACAGCAACGAGGTGATCCTGATGCTGCATTCCACCGCGCTGGCGTTTACCGCCACCGTGCCGGATCTGCTGAAGATCGCGCGCGACATCAACGCCGCGACCTATCAGCCGTTCTACGCCTTCGGCATCGCGGCGGTGCTGTATCTGATCATCTCCTACGTGTTAATCAGCCTGTTCCGCAAAGCTGAGAAACGCTGGATGGCACACGTTAGTCACTGA
- the hisP gene encoding histidine ABC transporter ATP-binding protein HisP, which translates to MSENKLAVTELHKRYGDHEVLKGVSLAANAGDVISIIGSSGSGKSTFLRCINFLEKPSEGSISLNNEDIRMVRDKDGQLKVFDKKQLQLLRTRLTMVFQHFNLWSHMTVLENVMEAPVQVLGLSKADAHERAVRYLDKVGIDERARGKYPVHLSGGQQQRVSIARALAMEPEVLLFDEPTSALDPELVGEVLRIMQKLAEEGKTMVVVTHEMEFARHVSNHVIFLHKGLIEEQGPPAELFGNPKSPRLQQFLSGALK; encoded by the coding sequence ATGTCTGAGAATAAATTAGCCGTCACGGAACTGCACAAACGCTATGGCGACCACGAAGTGCTGAAGGGCGTCTCGCTGGCGGCCAACGCCGGGGATGTGATCAGCATCATCGGCTCCTCCGGCTCCGGCAAAAGCACCTTTCTGCGCTGCATCAACTTCCTTGAGAAGCCGAGCGAAGGTTCGATCAGTCTGAACAACGAAGATATTCGCATGGTGCGCGACAAGGACGGCCAGCTGAAGGTATTCGACAAGAAGCAGCTGCAGCTGTTGCGCACCCGCCTGACCATGGTATTCCAGCACTTTAACCTGTGGAGCCATATGACGGTGCTGGAGAACGTGATGGAGGCGCCGGTGCAGGTGCTGGGGCTGAGCAAGGCTGACGCGCACGAGCGCGCGGTGCGCTACCTGGACAAAGTGGGCATCGACGAGCGGGCGCGCGGCAAATACCCGGTGCACCTGTCGGGCGGCCAGCAGCAGCGCGTCTCTATCGCCCGTGCATTGGCGATGGAGCCGGAGGTGCTGCTGTTTGACGAACCGACGTCGGCGCTGGATCCCGAACTGGTGGGCGAGGTGCTGCGCATCATGCAGAAGCTGGCGGAGGAGGGGAAGACCATGGTGGTGGTGACGCACGAAATGGAGTTTGCGCGCCACGTTTCCAACCACGTGATCTTCCTGCACAAAGGGTTGATTGAAGAACAGGGGCCGCCGGCCGAGCTGTTCGGCAACCCCAAAAGCCCGCGCCTGCAGCAGTTCCTGTCCGGCGCGTTGAAGTAA
- a CDS encoding TIGR01777 family oxidoreductase, translating to MRILITGATGLIGSSLTARLLALSHHITVLTRDERRARAKLGDRPSYWQTLDDRQSLDDFDAVINLAGEPIADKRWSAQQKERLCRSRWDLTERLAQLIKAGSTPPGVLISGSAVGYYGDQGQAVVTEEEPPHDEFTHQLCQRWETLALQAQSDATRVCLLRTGVVLAPQGGALAKMLPPFRFGLGGPIGDGRQYLPWIHLEDMVNGIIYLLDHATLSGPFNMVAPYPVHNEQFAAQLANVLDRPAFLRVPAFVMRLLMGEAAVLVLGGQRAVPKRLEEAGFHFRYLELEQALDDVVNQRAEAR from the coding sequence ATGCGGATCCTGATCACCGGCGCAACGGGATTGATAGGCAGCAGCCTGACGGCAAGACTGCTGGCGCTTTCTCACCACATTACGGTACTGACCCGCGACGAGCGGCGCGCCCGAGCCAAACTGGGCGATCGGCCGAGCTATTGGCAAACGCTGGACGACCGGCAGTCGCTGGATGACTTCGACGCGGTGATCAACCTGGCCGGCGAACCTATCGCCGACAAGCGCTGGAGCGCGCAGCAGAAAGAGCGACTGTGCCGCAGCCGCTGGGATCTGACCGAACGCCTGGCGCAGCTGATCAAGGCCGGCAGCACGCCGCCCGGCGTGCTGATTTCCGGTTCCGCCGTCGGCTACTACGGCGATCAGGGGCAGGCGGTGGTCACCGAAGAGGAGCCGCCGCACGACGAATTCACCCACCAGCTGTGCCAGCGCTGGGAAACGCTGGCGCTGCAAGCGCAGAGCGACGCCACCCGCGTCTGCCTGCTGCGCACCGGCGTGGTGCTGGCGCCACAGGGCGGCGCGCTGGCCAAAATGCTGCCGCCGTTCCGCTTCGGGCTCGGCGGTCCGATCGGCGACGGCCGCCAATATCTGCCGTGGATCCACCTCGAAGACATGGTCAACGGCATTATTTATCTGCTGGATCACGCCACTCTGAGCGGCCCGTTCAACATGGTCGCCCCCTACCCGGTGCATAACGAACAGTTCGCCGCCCAATTGGCCAACGTGCTCGATCGCCCGGCGTTTCTGCGGGTGCCGGCGTTCGTCATGCGTTTGTTGATGGGGGAAGCGGCGGTGCTGGTGCTCGGCGGCCAGCGGGCGGTGCCGAAACGGCTGGAAGAAGCCGGCTTCCACTTCCGCTATCTGGAGTTGGAACAGGCGTTGGATGACGTTGTCAATCAGCGGGCCGAAGCCCGCTGA
- the folX gene encoding dihydroneopterin triphosphate 2'-epimerase, translating to MSFSQPDAVIRIKNLRLRTFIGIKEEEINNRQDVLINVVIHYPADKARNSEDIADALNYRTITKAIIRHVEDNRFALLEKLTQDVLDIVKEHAWVTYAEVEIDKLLALRYADSVSMTMSYRRG from the coding sequence ATGTCTTTCAGTCAACCCGACGCCGTTATTCGCATTAAAAATCTGCGGCTGCGCACGTTCATCGGTATCAAGGAAGAGGAAATCAACAACCGGCAGGACGTTCTGATCAACGTGGTGATCCACTACCCGGCGGACAAGGCGCGCAACAGCGAAGACATCGCCGACGCGCTCAACTACCGCACCATCACCAAAGCGATCATCCGCCATGTGGAAGATAACCGTTTCGCGTTGCTGGAAAAATTAACGCAGGATGTGCTCGACATCGTAAAAGAACACGCCTGGGTAACCTATGCTGAAGTGGAGATAGATAAACTTCTGGCTCTGCGCTACGCCGATTCGGTCTCCATGACCATGAGCTACCGCCGGGGCTAA
- the yfcG gene encoding GSH-dependent disulfide bond oxidoreductase: MIDLYYAPTPNGHKITLFLEEVGLPYRIHRVNISAGEQFKPDFLSISPNNKIPAIVDQQPVDGGAPISLFESGEILLYLAEKTGKLLSKGLRERAATLQWLFWQVAGFGPMLGQNHHFNHYAPQPVPYAIERYHLETKRLYGVLEAELQKHPYLGGDNYSIADIATYPWVVSHPRQRIDLADYPAVRNWFERISNRPATERAYKLAEQA, translated from the coding sequence ATGATTGACCTGTATTACGCGCCTACTCCCAATGGTCACAAGATCACCTTGTTTCTGGAAGAGGTCGGCTTGCCCTACCGTATCCATCGCGTAAACATCAGCGCCGGCGAGCAGTTCAAACCGGACTTTCTGAGCATTTCTCCCAACAACAAAATCCCGGCGATTGTCGATCAGCAACCGGTGGACGGCGGCGCGCCAATCAGCCTGTTCGAGTCCGGGGAAATCCTGCTGTATCTGGCGGAGAAGACCGGCAAGCTGCTGAGCAAGGGCCTGCGCGAACGCGCCGCCACCCTGCAGTGGCTGTTCTGGCAGGTGGCCGGGTTCGGGCCGATGCTCGGGCAGAATCACCACTTTAACCACTACGCGCCGCAGCCGGTGCCTTACGCCATCGAGCGTTACCATCTGGAAACCAAACGGCTGTACGGCGTGCTGGAAGCTGAACTGCAAAAACACCCGTACCTGGGCGGCGATAACTACAGCATCGCCGATATCGCCACCTACCCGTGGGTGGTGTCGCATCCGCGCCAGCGCATCGATCTGGCAGATTACCCGGCGGTGCGCAACTGGTTCGAGCGCATCAGCAACCGCCCGGCGACCGAGCGCGCCTACAAACTGGCCGAACAAGCCTAA
- the yfcE gene encoding phosphodiesterase has protein sequence MKLMFASDIHGSLPATERVLELFAQQGADWLILLGDLLNHGPRNALPAGYQPAQVAERLNRYSDKIIAVRGNCDSEVDQMLLTFPIEAPWQQVLLQKRRLFLTHGHLYHPSALPPLSRGDVLAYGHTHLPQAERQGEIYCFNPGSVSIPKGGFPASYGMLDRGTLRVLALDDGKVVAEVALTR, from the coding sequence ATGAAGCTGATGTTCGCCTCGGATATCCACGGATCGCTGCCGGCTACCGAACGCGTGCTGGAATTGTTCGCACAACAGGGCGCCGACTGGCTGATTCTTCTGGGCGATTTGCTGAATCACGGCCCGCGCAACGCGCTGCCGGCCGGGTATCAGCCCGCTCAGGTTGCCGAACGATTGAATCGCTATAGCGACAAGATCATCGCCGTTCGCGGCAATTGCGACAGCGAGGTCGATCAGATGCTGCTGACGTTTCCCATCGAGGCGCCCTGGCAGCAGGTTTTACTGCAAAAAAGACGATTGTTTTTGACCCACGGTCACCTTTATCATCCCTCGGCACTGCCGCCGTTATCCCGCGGTGACGTCCTGGCCTACGGCCATACGCATCTGCCGCAGGCGGAGCGGCAGGGTGAGATCTATTGCTTCAATCCGGGCTCGGTCAGCATCCCGAAAGGGGGCTTTCCGGCCAGCTACGGCATGTTGGATCGGGGCACTTTGCGCGTGCTGGCGCTCGACGACGGCAAGGTCGTCGCGGAGGTGGCGTTAACACGCTAA
- the yfcD gene encoding NUDIX hydrolase YfcD gives MAEQGQAADTEWVDIVDEQNEVIAQSSRQQMRAERLRHRATYIVVHDGMGKILVQRRTEIKDFYPGWLDATAGGVVQSGENVLDSARREAEEELGIAGVPFAEHGLFYFEEEQCRVWGALFSCVSHGPFALQEEEVAEVCWLTPEEITARCDEFTPDSLKALSLWLTRNNEQDYGKPLDNH, from the coding sequence ATGGCGGAACAGGGTCAGGCTGCAGATACCGAATGGGTTGATATCGTCGACGAGCAAAACGAGGTGATTGCGCAATCCAGTCGTCAACAGATGCGGGCGGAGCGGCTGCGTCATCGTGCTACCTATATTGTGGTGCATGATGGGATGGGAAAAATTCTGGTGCAGCGTCGTACCGAGATCAAGGACTTCTACCCGGGCTGGCTGGACGCGACGGCGGGTGGCGTAGTGCAAAGCGGTGAAAACGTGCTGGATTCGGCGCGCCGCGAGGCGGAAGAGGAGCTGGGCATCGCCGGCGTGCCTTTCGCCGAACACGGTCTGTTCTACTTCGAAGAAGAGCAGTGCCGGGTGTGGGGCGCGCTGTTCAGCTGCGTATCGCACGGCCCGTTCGCGCTGCAGGAAGAAGAAGTGGCTGAAGTGTGCTGGCTGACGCCGGAAGAGATCACCGCCCGCTGCGACGAGTTTACCCCGGACTCGCTGAAGGCGCTGTCGCTGTGGCTGACGCGCAACAACGAGCAGGATTACGGTAAACCGCTCGACAACCACTGA
- a CDS encoding LacI family DNA-binding transcriptional regulator: MSIGKKRRSTGRVTLADVAQLAGVGTMTVSRALRTPEQVSDKLREKIEAAVSELGYLPNLAASSLASASSYTIAMVVPSLSESGCAEMFAGLQKVLQPAGYHIMLAESQHHLEREEKLLETLLSYNLAAAVLLSVEHSQNARNALIAANIPVVEIGAVRADPIDMSIGIDYVAAMYQLTQTVIASGYQNIGLLCANQEQWIFQQHLQGWHKALLRNHMSPHRVINAAQPASFSTGAQQLPEFLLAWPELDALVCASDELAGGALYECQRRRIKVPDNLAVVGFGNSEFSRVCQPPLTTMTIPHRDIGIQAGQALLARLNEQPWQAAGSLPATLCRRDSC, from the coding sequence ATGTCGATCGGTAAAAAACGACGCAGCACGGGCAGGGTGACGTTGGCTGATGTAGCGCAGCTGGCGGGCGTCGGCACCATGACGGTGTCGCGCGCGCTGCGCACGCCGGAGCAGGTTTCAGACAAACTGCGCGAGAAGATTGAAGCCGCGGTGAGCGAGTTGGGGTATCTGCCCAACCTGGCCGCCAGTTCGCTGGCGTCGGCCTCCTCTTACACCATCGCCATGGTGGTGCCCAGCCTGTCCGAATCCGGCTGCGCCGAGATGTTCGCCGGCCTGCAGAAAGTGCTGCAGCCCGCCGGCTATCACATCATGCTGGCGGAATCGCAGCACCACCTGGAACGCGAGGAGAAACTGCTGGAGACGCTGCTCTCTTACAACCTGGCGGCGGCGGTGCTGCTCAGCGTCGAGCATTCGCAAAATGCCCGCAACGCGTTGATCGCCGCCAACATTCCGGTAGTGGAGATCGGCGCCGTGCGTGCCGATCCGATCGACATGAGCATCGGCATCGATTACGTGGCGGCCATGTATCAGCTGACGCAAACGGTGATCGCCAGCGGCTATCAGAACATCGGGCTGCTGTGCGCCAATCAGGAACAGTGGATTTTCCAGCAGCACCTGCAGGGCTGGCACAAGGCGCTGCTGCGCAACCATATGTCGCCGCATCGGGTGATCAACGCCGCGCAGCCCGCCAGCTTCAGCACCGGCGCGCAGCAGCTGCCGGAATTCTTGCTGGCCTGGCCGGAGCTGGACGCGCTGGTGTGCGCCTCGGACGAACTGGCCGGCGGCGCGCTGTATGAATGCCAGCGGCGGCGCATCAAGGTGCCGGACAATCTGGCGGTGGTGGGATTCGGCAACAGCGAGTTCAGCCGGGTGTGCCAGCCGCCGCTGACCACCATGACCATTCCGCATCGCGACATCGGCATTCAGGCCGGCCAGGCGCTGCTGGCGAGGCTGAACGAGCAACCCTGGCAGGCGGCAGGTTCCCTGCCCGCCACGCTGTGCCGCCGCGACAGCTGCTGA
- a CDS encoding PTS sugar transporter subunit IIA — protein sequence MLKEWLTADHIQLCERVEDWRQAVTLSAQPLLQDGVITPNYLTAIFHQQEKLGPYFVLAPGIAMPHARPEEGASALGLSLLKIHQGVNFHSADNDPVQVVVMLSAPDGNSHIELISQLAELFSDNQAMEALFHAKDKRQIEDIIARY from the coding sequence GTGCTGAAAGAGTGGCTGACCGCCGATCATATACAGCTGTGCGAACGGGTGGAGGACTGGCGCCAGGCGGTAACGCTGAGCGCGCAGCCGCTGCTGCAAGACGGTGTGATTACGCCGAATTACCTGACGGCCATCTTTCATCAGCAGGAGAAGCTCGGCCCTTACTTCGTCCTGGCGCCGGGCATCGCCATGCCACACGCCCGGCCGGAGGAAGGCGCCAGCGCGCTGGGGTTATCGCTGTTGAAGATCCATCAGGGGGTGAACTTTCATTCCGCGGATAACGATCCGGTTCAGGTGGTGGTGATGCTTTCCGCACCCGACGGCAACAGCCACATCGAATTGATTTCGCAACTGGCGGAATTATTTTCCGATAACCAGGCCATGGAGGCGTTATTTCACGCCAAAGATAAACGGCAAATCGAGGATATTATCGCCCGCTATTAA
- a CDS encoding PTS sugar transporter subunit IIB — protein sequence MKIMAICGSGLGSSFMVEMNIKKVLKKMGVEAEVEHSDLSSATPGAADVFVMAKDIADSASVPAEQLVVISNIIDINELEAKLRAYFEAHSIL from the coding sequence ATGAAAATCATGGCGATTTGCGGTTCAGGTCTCGGCAGCAGCTTTATGGTGGAAATGAACATTAAAAAGGTGCTGAAAAAGATGGGGGTGGAGGCCGAGGTTGAACATTCCGATCTGTCGTCCGCCACTCCCGGCGCGGCCGACGTGTTCGTGATGGCGAAAGACATTGCCGACAGCGCCAGCGTGCCGGCCGAGCAGCTGGTGGTGATCAGCAACATCATCGACATCAATGAGCTGGAAGCCAAGCTGCGCGCTTACTTCGAAGCCCACTCAATCCTCTGA